Genomic DNA from Luteolibacter sp. Y139:
TGGAGACGCGGAAGGGGCTTTCGAAGAAGGAACGGAAGGCTCGTGCTGAGGAGTTGTTAGAGCGCTTCAAGATCACGAAGGTCCGCAACTCGGAGGCGATCGCGCTTTCCGGGGGCGAGAAGCGGCGGCTGGCGATTGCCCGTTCGCTGTGCACGGAGCCGCGCTTGCTGATGCTGGACGAGCCGTTCGCGGGCATCGATCCGATCGCGGTGGAGGATATCAAGAGCATCGTCCGCGAGCTGCGCGAGCGGGATGGTCTGACGATCCTGATCACGGACCACTCGGTGCGTGAGACGCTGTCGATCGTGGATCGCGCGTTTCTGATTCATGACGGCCGGGTGATCCTGGAAGGGGACTCGAGCGTGCTGGTGAATGATCCGGTGGCGCGGAAGTATTACCTCGGCGAGGATTTCAGGCTGTAAGCAGCAGCCGAGGGGACTTGGGAAGCATGGTTATTCTGTTAGGAATCGCGGTGTGGGTGCTCCCTGCCTTGCTCTTCGCTGCGGTGACGTGGCGCGAGGAATCGAGCGTCAGCCTTCGTGTCATGACCTTCATGATGTTTCCGGTGGGCTGGATTTGCGGGCTCGGCCTGGCGATGTGGCGAAACACGATCCAGATGTCCGAATTCCTCGCAAAACACCGGGGGGAGCAGATGACGGAGGAAGAGTTCTTTTCCGTGCCGGACGGCCCGAACGTTTTCGCGGGCTGGATCCTGCTGGGATGGCTGCCAGTCGTGATCGGCTTCTTGGTGACGCTTCCTTTGCGCCGACGGGCGGCTGAGCGCTGCGTCAACTTTGCCGATTGAGTCCCGCGCCTTGCCAGCGGCGTCATCATAGGGCAAGGGGATCGGCCGTGTCTCCGTCCGCGCTGGGTGAATTGCTGTCCGTCTTCGAAGAGAACTTCCGCAGCCGCGGGGAGATCGGGGCGTCGGTGAGTGTCTGGTGGCGCGGGGAGGAGGTGCTGTCGGCGGCGGAGGGGTGGTGCGAGAAGGAGCGGACGCGGGCGTGGACTGCGGGAACGCTGGTGCCGGTGTATTCGGCGACGAAGGGGCCGGCGGCGGCGACGTTGTTGCTGGCGCTGGATGCGAAGGGATTGGGGCCGGAGACGCTGGTGAGGGAGGTGTGGCCGGCTTTTCCGGTGGCGGAGGCGACGTTTGCACACTTGCTTTCGCATCAGTGCGGGCTGGCGGCGCTGGATCGCAAGGCGGCGGTGTGGGATCATGCGGAGGTGGTGGCGGCGATCGAGGCGCAGGCTCCGGCGTGGCGACCGGGCGAGGGGCATGGGTATCATCCGCGGACCTTCGGCACGATGGTGGATGAGCCGGTGAGGCGTCTAACAGGAAAGCCGCTGGGGGCGGTGTGGCGCGAGACGATCGCGGAGCCGCTGGGCTTGGAATTCTGGATCGGGCTGCCGGAGAGCGAGTGGCCGCGGGTGGCGCGGCTTTATCCTGGAAAGGCATCCGCGGAGGAGATGCAGGATGGCTTTTACAAGGAGTTCAATACGGAAGGATCGTTGCCGCGGCGTGCGTTCGGTTCGCCGACGGGATTGAGGTCGGTGCAGGAGATGAACGATCCGAAGGCGTGGTCGGCAGGCTTGCCGGCGATGGGTGGGGTGGGGACGGCTTCGGCGCTGGCGAAGTTCTATCAGGCGGCGATTGGCGCGATCGAGAGTCCGCTGAATGAGCGGGTGAGGCAGGCGCTTGGGGTGGTGCGGGTGTCCGGCGATGACCGGGTGTTGATGCAGCCGACGGCGTTTTCGTGCGGGTGCCAGCTGGATCCGCTGGATGGCTCGGGAAAGAAGGTGCGCGAGCTCTATGGGCCATCGGTGCATGGCTTCGGGCATCCCGGGGCGGGTGGGAGTCATGCGCTCGGGGATCCGGATAGCGGGGTGAGCTTCGCGTACGTGATGAACCAGATGGAGCTCAGCGTGCTGCCGGGGAGGAAGAGCGTGGAGATGGTGCGGGCGCTGTTTTCGTAGGCGCGTTGGGGACGACGCGGGGGCGCGGGAGTAGTCGGCGGCTAGGGACCACTCCACACTGTCACCAGTGCGCCTACGTTAAAGGCGGAGGCGGGAATGCGGAAGTAGGCGCGTTCGTGAGAACGCGGAAGCATGAGAGCAGTCCGCTTTAAGGGACCGCTCCGCGCTGTCACCAGCGCGCCTACGATGAAGCCAAGAGAGGCTTAGCCCAGGAACTTGATCTTGCCGGGGAGCTTGAAGTCGCCGCGGGCCATGGCCTCGTGCTGCTCGTCGCTGCAGGCGGAGTTGGTCGGGGCATCGGCGGCGGCTTCGCTCTTTTCGAAATAGCCGTTTTTGGTGAGCCAGGCCTCGACTTCGTCGCCGGAGATGTCGGGCAGCATGGTGCCGTCGATCTCGACGCAGGGGGAGAGGGATTGGCCGCTGCGCTGCTCCATTTCCCAGCGGAAGGCGGGGTTCTTGATGATGTCCTTCTCTTCGAACTGAAGGTCATACTTCCGCATGATGGCGCGGACGCCTTCGCTCCAGCCGCAGAAGGTCTTGAGGTAGGCGGTGATTTTCGGTGCAGGCTTGCTCATGGGGCGGAAAATACATGCCGGAGCCGAGCCCGCAAGCCTTGCCACTGTTTCCGGGCAGGAGTTAGGTTGGGGCATGATTCGCATTTTCTGCCTTTTCCTGATTTCCCTGCTGCCTGCGGCGGGGTGTATCTGGGATCGGGATACCTGGCGGGAGGAGGCGAAGGGCCGGATCGACACGCTGAAAGCAATCACCGGGTGGTTTGATCGCTACCCGCCTCGCTTTTACGAGATGCGGCTGGAGCGGGTGACGAAGGAGTTGGAGGCGGATCCCCGGAAGCTCGATCTCTATGATGATGCCGGGGTGGCCTGCAACCGGCTGGGGCGCTACGATGAGGCGATTGCGTGGATGGCGAAGAAGAAGGCCGTGCTCGATGCGATCGAGGGGCCGAGTCCGAACATGGACCGGTATCGCTACCACGCGAACCTCGGATCATTCCTCGGCAATCGCTGGGCGACTCGTCCGACTGCCGAGCGCAATGCGGATCTCTCCGATTTGAAGGAGGCGACGAAGCACATTGCGGATGCGATCTCGCTGAATCCCGAGGCGCATTTCGGGCGGGAGAAGTATCAGCTGAAGCTTTTCGAGTGGTTGCTGAAACCGGGAGGGGAAGACCTTGATGGGAATTTTCTGGGGATCGACACATTTGACGACATCCGCAGGACTGAACCGGGAGGACTCAGCCGGTATCCTGATTTGAAAGATGCAGAGTCGGGGTTAGCCGGGCTGATTCATCTTGGCAGCGCGTGGGAAAACATCGACGTCTTCGAGGCGCTACGTGCGACGCTTCAGGCGGACGGAGCCAGCAGCTTGGCGCGCCTCGTCAGCTCTCGCCTCGGTGAGCTCACCGCTGAAGGGCACAAATCGCTTCATCCCGTGGAGAACCGGAATCGGGATGACCACGAGAATCTGGTCCCTGATTGGCAGTTGCTCACACAGTGGTATGGAGAGACGAGAGGATTGGCGAAGAAGCGGGAGGAGGAGTGGATCGCGTATCAGTCTGAGCGCTTCGATCGGGGCATGCATCCCGACACGCATCCAGACTTCTGGAAGGGATGGAAGGAGCCGAAGTTTCCTGAGCTTCCAAGGTCGCCGATGACATTCGAGGAAAAGGCTGTTGTGTTTGTTGCCGTGGTCGCCGGATTGATGCTCACGGCGATCGGGTTTTACATCCGCGCGGTGTGGAAGAGGGTGAAAGGTCGCAAGCGAGCACTGGCACTCTCATGAGCAGGCTTACTGTTTCCATCAACTTCGCACTTTCGGCTGACGGCAAGATCTCGTCGGCGCAGAAGCGGCCGTCGGGCTGGACTTCAAGGGAGGATCACGCGCGGTTGTTAGAGCTGCGGAAGGGGGCGGATGCTTTGATGGTGGGACGAGGGACCTTGGAGTCGGACCGGATGACGATGAAGGCACCACATGATCCGCTGCGGTGTGTGGTTTCGCGGAGCGGGGAGTTTGATCCGGAGCATCCGTTGTTTCACACGCCGGGAGGGGCGATTCACTTGTTAGCCACGGAGGATCGAGGCCGAAAAGGCCGGGAGATTCCCGGGGCGATCCTGCATCGGGGCAGCGTGGAGCATTTCCTGGATGAACTCGCGGGCCTCGGCGTGCGCCGGGTTCATTGCGAGGGCGGGGGAGAGCTGGTGTTCGTGCTGTTAGAGCGCGATCTGGTGGATGAGATCCACCTGACGTGGGCAGGGCACAGGCTTTTCGGCGGGCACGGGGCTCCGACGGTCAGCGGGGTGCCGGGAGAATTCCTGCCGGCGTCGCGTCAGTTCGAGCTGACGGAATTCGATCCCCGGCCGGAAACCGGCGAGTGCTTTCTGAGCTACCGGCGGGTGCGCGAGGCGGGGGCTCAGTGAGCCTTTTCCTCGTGCTTTTCGACGGCGTGTTCTTCGCCGTGAGCGGCTGCACCGTGGGCTTCGCCAGCGGCGGCTTCATGGCCTTCGCCGTGGGCACCGTGTTCGTGCGGCTCGTGGAGCTTCTTGGTCTCTGCCCACTCGTGGCGTTCGCAGGAGGTCGCGACGAGGAACAGCCCGGCGGCAGCGGCGGCGAAAAGCGTGGTCAGTTTCATCCCGGCGCGGGTGTAGCGGATCGACCGCCGATGGCAAGCGGTGAAAGCTTTTGGGGTTGGCGTTTTGGAGGGAACGAACCGCGGAGGCGCGGAGGTCGCGGAGAGAACGCGGAGAAAGGCAGGGGGAATTCAATGAACCGCCAGGATGCGAAGAACGCCATCCAGAGGCGGGAAAAGGGGATGAGTGCGGCCGGATGAGTCGTGTCGACGGAACGTCGACACCCCTTATGGGCGCGCCGGGGGCGCTATGGGATAACTTTCAGCGGCCGATCCACTTCGAGATGGCGGTGGCGGCGCGGAGGTGGGCGCCGGGGCCGCCGAGCTTGGCGGCGGTGGAGAGGAGCTTGTGGCGGGTTTCCTCGCGATAGCTGTCGTCGGTGAGGAAACGGGCCAGGGCTTGCTCGACGCGTAGCGGATCGGCCTCGGACTGGATGAATTCCTCCACGACGCGGCCACCGGCGAGGATATTGATGAGGCCGATGTGCTCGATTTTCACGAGCATCTTGGCGGCGAGGTAGGTGGGCCAGGCCACCTTGTAGACGAGGCAGTAGGGGAGGCCGAAGTAGGCGGCCTCGAGGGTGGCGGTGCCGCTGGCGACCACGCCACAGGCGGCGCGCTGCATGAGCTCGTGCGCGCCGCCCTCGCGGACGCGGACGAATTCGCCGAGCTTGGCGGCGGTGGTCAGCTCGCGCATGCGGGCGGTGAGCTTGGCGGAGGCTCCGCAGGCTTCGAAGCGGGTTTCGGGGCGCTTCGAGTGGAGGCGGCGGGCGCTCTCCAGCATCATCGGGAAAAGGCGGGCTACCTCGCGCTCGCGGCTGCCGGGGAGCAGGGCGACCAGGTTTTCCTCGCGTGGCTCGCCATTGCGCTCTTCCTCCAGCTCATCGACCAGCGGGTGGCCGACGAAGGTGGTGGCCAGCCCGGCACCCTCGAAAATCGGTTTCTCGAAAGGGAAGAGGCAGAGCATTTCGTCCAAAAGGCGCGCCATTTTCGGCAGGCGGCCCTTGTTCCACGCCCAGACCTGCGGGCTGATGTAGTAAATGATCTTCGTCTTCGGGAGCGCATTCCGGACGGCCTCGGCGAAGCGGAGATTGAAGCCGGGGTAGTCGATGAGGACCAGCAGGTCGGGCTTGAGGGCGAGGGCCTCGGCGAGCATTTCATCGAAGC
This window encodes:
- the lpxB gene encoding lipid-A-disaccharide synthase — protein: MAKALYVIAGELSGDAHGAGMLRALLSMHPDLKIHGAGGPEMREVAGDGIRDWVEEAAVMGLWEVLKRYGWFKQRFDEMLAEALALKPDLLVLIDYPGFNLRFAEAVRNALPKTKIIYYISPQVWAWNKGRLPKMARLLDEMLCLFPFEKPIFEGAGLATTFVGHPLVDELEEERNGEPREENLVALLPGSREREVARLFPMMLESARRLHSKRPETRFEACGASAKLTARMRELTTAAKLGEFVRVREGGAHELMQRAACGVVASGTATLEAAYFGLPYCLVYKVAWPTYLAAKMLVKIEHIGLINILAGGRVVEEFIQSEADPLRVEQALARFLTDDSYREETRHKLLSTAAKLGGPGAHLRAATAISKWIGR
- the lptB gene encoding LPS export ABC transporter ATP-binding protein is translated as MSSSTSSNGQALLTASGLRKCYGGRAVVDGVSIAVCPGEIVGLLGPNGAGKTTSFYMIAGLIPPDAGSVQFNGTDISRMPMHRRARLGLGYLPQEESVFRKLTAFENLLAVLETRKGLSKKERKARAEELLERFKITKVRNSEAIALSGGEKRRLAIARSLCTEPRLLMLDEPFAGIDPIAVEDIKSIVRELRERDGLTILITDHSVRETLSIVDRAFLIHDGRVILEGDSSVLVNDPVARKYYLGEDFRL
- a CDS encoding serine hydrolase domain-containing protein encodes the protein MSPSALGELLSVFEENFRSRGEIGASVSVWWRGEEVLSAAEGWCEKERTRAWTAGTLVPVYSATKGPAAATLLLALDAKGLGPETLVREVWPAFPVAEATFAHLLSHQCGLAALDRKAAVWDHAEVVAAIEAQAPAWRPGEGHGYHPRTFGTMVDEPVRRLTGKPLGAVWRETIAEPLGLEFWIGLPESEWPRVARLYPGKASAEEMQDGFYKEFNTEGSLPRRAFGSPTGLRSVQEMNDPKAWSAGLPAMGGVGTASALAKFYQAAIGAIESPLNERVRQALGVVRVSGDDRVLMQPTAFSCGCQLDPLDGSGKKVRELYGPSVHGFGHPGAGGSHALGDPDSGVSFAYVMNQMELSVLPGRKSVEMVRALFS
- a CDS encoding glutaredoxin family protein — protein: MSKPAPKITAYLKTFCGWSEGVRAIMRKYDLQFEEKDIIKNPAFRWEMEQRSGQSLSPCVEIDGTMLPDISGDEVEAWLTKNGYFEKSEAAADAPTNSACSDEQHEAMARGDFKLPGKIKFLG
- a CDS encoding RibD family protein → MSRLTVSINFALSADGKISSAQKRPSGWTSREDHARLLELRKGADALMVGRGTLESDRMTMKAPHDPLRCVVSRSGEFDPEHPLFHTPGGAIHLLATEDRGRKGREIPGAILHRGSVEHFLDELAGLGVRRVHCEGGGELVFVLLERDLVDEIHLTWAGHRLFGGHGAPTVSGVPGEFLPASRQFELTEFDPRPETGECFLSYRRVREAGAQ